A window from Marinagarivorans cellulosilyticus encodes these proteins:
- a CDS encoding malectin domain-containing carbohydrate-binding protein, with product MFRFQKLSLTVVFASVLAACGGADSNKDEITSSSNSNPISSTSSLQSSSTASSQSVVEQPQEFEFDPVVALAINAGGEEITGTDGIRYAADAYFSEGNTYSTEGAIDLTDNDALYQSERWNAGNLLYEIPMANGIYDITLKFAEVFHDTAGARAFDIALEGTAVTTGLDLVAQVGPLAAHDIQYHGVEVSDGTLTIELTGTLDNPKISAIVVYREPNGGDIYRQQCLGCHGNEKGEAAITGGALTASECRACSSLDNLASFIDIAMPATKASWCKGQCSIDVANYILDNFAGFNGIPEEAPVEQVPLAGDIAACEQGEDAAFGGLRRLTRVEYQNLVSQLFNDTNDYTGNFGKDGKLGNFNINVEVPISGLQTDQYMEVGATVAQSAAANLNRWAPCTSEDVNCVNDIIDNVVSRAYRRPLTSDDRARLLAIFQDSAGGFETALATMLQAVLSSPYFLYHLEFGTDQHLPSGVVPLSSHEIAARLSFFLWRSAPDAALLSAAQANQLQTPAQIESQARRMLQDPRAKVAVGRFHLEWLKLAYPEAGAANEAEAIAAIEDTVRTVTELTYADNGDFKDLFSVSYGFLNDVTKDLYSVTGSATALGSNGFDKYALAPIQRGGILSRAGFLSFNTPPSGRGKFVREQLLCGVIPLPPADFIPEAPEGDPNSPPRERWAEHVTNPACGGCHRLMDPLGFGFDHYDDHGQWRSMVGTWPVDATGEIVETTDIDGLFDGHVELQQILSTSVDTQACYAVQWFRFAIGRQPGLKDSCALAEINQIASNENYNIREVMIAITQSDAFRFRRAEPAQ from the coding sequence ATGTTTCGTTTCCAAAAACTGTCACTAACGGTGGTCTTTGCGTCTGTTCTTGCTGCATGCGGCGGAGCGGATTCAAACAAGGATGAAATAACGAGCTCCAGCAACTCGAACCCCATCAGCTCTACTTCCAGCCTCCAATCTTCAAGCACTGCGAGTTCTCAATCGGTTGTAGAGCAGCCCCAAGAATTCGAATTCGACCCCGTCGTCGCGCTGGCGATTAATGCCGGCGGCGAGGAAATCACCGGCACAGATGGCATTCGCTACGCGGCCGATGCCTATTTCAGTGAAGGCAATACCTATTCAACGGAAGGCGCAATTGATCTCACAGACAATGATGCGCTTTATCAATCGGAGCGATGGAACGCGGGCAATTTACTTTACGAAATTCCCATGGCCAATGGCATCTACGATATCACGCTTAAATTTGCGGAAGTCTTCCACGATACCGCCGGCGCTCGTGCTTTTGACATCGCACTTGAGGGCACAGCCGTAACTACGGGCTTAGATCTGGTAGCCCAAGTCGGCCCTTTAGCCGCACATGACATCCAATACCATGGTGTTGAGGTCAGCGATGGTACATTAACAATCGAGCTGACAGGAACCCTCGACAACCCCAAAATTTCCGCTATTGTCGTCTATCGTGAACCCAATGGTGGCGATATTTATCGTCAGCAATGCCTTGGCTGTCACGGCAATGAAAAAGGCGAGGCTGCTATCACCGGCGGCGCGCTTACCGCATCTGAATGCCGCGCTTGCTCTTCACTCGACAATTTAGCAAGCTTTATCGATATCGCCATGCCGGCTACCAAGGCGTCTTGGTGTAAAGGTCAGTGCAGCATCGATGTCGCTAATTACATCCTCGATAACTTCGCGGGCTTTAACGGGATTCCCGAAGAGGCTCCCGTTGAACAAGTCCCGCTTGCGGGCGATATTGCCGCTTGCGAGCAAGGCGAAGATGCAGCCTTTGGCGGCCTACGTCGCTTGACGCGTGTTGAGTATCAAAACTTAGTTTCACAGCTGTTCAACGACACCAACGACTATACCGGCAACTTCGGCAAAGACGGCAAGCTGGGCAACTTCAATATCAATGTTGAAGTGCCTATCTCTGGCTTACAAACCGACCAGTATATGGAAGTTGGCGCCACTGTAGCGCAATCTGCGGCGGCCAATCTAAACCGTTGGGCACCGTGCACCTCTGAAGACGTTAATTGCGTTAACGACATTATCGATAATGTCGTCAGCCGCGCCTACCGCCGCCCGTTAACCTCCGACGACAGAGCACGCTTGCTGGCGATCTTCCAAGACTCCGCTGGTGGCTTTGAAACCGCGTTGGCTACTATGCTGCAAGCGGTATTGTCCTCGCCCTATTTCCTATATCACTTGGAATTTGGTACAGACCAACACCTACCGTCGGGCGTAGTGCCTTTATCGTCACACGAGATAGCGGCTCGGCTATCGTTCTTCTTGTGGCGCAGTGCGCCAGATGCAGCGCTGCTATCGGCAGCACAAGCCAACCAGCTGCAAACGCCCGCGCAAATCGAAAGCCAAGCACGGCGCATGCTGCAAGACCCGCGCGCAAAGGTCGCTGTTGGGCGCTTCCACCTAGAGTGGCTTAAACTCGCCTACCCCGAGGCCGGTGCCGCCAACGAGGCCGAAGCAATCGCAGCCATCGAAGATACCGTACGCACCGTGACTGAGCTAACTTACGCCGACAACGGCGACTTTAAAGACTTGTTTTCCGTGTCTTATGGTTTCTTGAACGATGTCACTAAAGACCTGTACAGCGTGACAGGTTCTGCCACCGCGCTCGGCTCGAACGGGTTCGATAAATACGCGCTTGCCCCCATCCAGCGCGGCGGCATTTTAAGCCGTGCCGGCTTCTTGAGCTTTAACACCCCACCGTCTGGTCGCGGCAAATTCGTTCGTGAGCAACTATTGTGTGGCGTCATTCCGCTGCCGCCGGCAGATTTTATTCCGGAGGCACCAGAGGGCGACCCCAATAGTCCACCGCGCGAACGCTGGGCCGAGCATGTGACCAACCCCGCTTGCGGCGGCTGCCACCGACTGATGGACCCTCTTGGCTTTGGCTTTGACCATTATGACGACCACGGTCAGTGGCGCTCGATGGTGGGCACTTGGCCAGTCGATGCCACCGGCGAGATCGTTGAAACTACCGATATCGATGGCTTATTCGATGGCCATGTCGAGCTGCAGCAAATCTTATCCACCAGTGTAGACACCCAGGCCTGCTATGCCGTGCAATGGTTTAGGTTTGCGATTGGTCGTCAGCCAGGCCTAAAAGACAGCTGTGCGCTGGCCGAGATCAATCAAATAGCCAGCAACGAAAACTACAACATCCGCGAGGTGATGATTGCCATCACTCAATCGGACGCATTCCGCTTTCGCCGCGCTGAACCCGCGCAATAA
- a CDS encoding DUF1552 domain-containing protein, with product MSILIKTDKNKWTRRALIRGMGVGAASALLPVLEADAQDSAPKRVIIMTTPNGIAPEVEPVGSQTNWQFGSAASTLNDVRSDITYLRGIDLKTYTTNRIPNDHPPVIHQLLTASDSIDPMDGSNPAVSGTWLASGQSIDQFLADRLMANPATQTRFRSIVAGADCGAFAWQQVYRQPQEPIFPENNAGNLHARIFEGVTPGGGQPDPALIAELARRKSVVDSVQDELNAVLSRVGSADKQKIESHINAIREIEQRLDFDQQSSAGAACEVPNLRGTPGSQDDQHRLKGTNMMDIIANAFACDQTRVATLQWANGASGIRFSSLGIDEGHHDLTHDNFGPNAGKRAQIAGWYAERFKYFIEKLKSIPEGSGSVLDNTVILWTSEHNGAQQHGRTNIPFFLAGGLGGAFNTGQFLDFSGNSLAHNDVYVSLAQGVGLSDVTSFGKASLVRGPVPGLLA from the coding sequence ATGAGTATTCTGATCAAAACGGATAAAAATAAATGGACTCGCCGAGCTTTAATTCGTGGCATGGGCGTTGGGGCGGCATCGGCACTGCTGCCCGTGCTAGAAGCAGATGCACAGGATTCGGCACCCAAACGCGTAATTATTATGACCACGCCGAACGGCATCGCCCCCGAAGTGGAGCCTGTAGGCAGCCAAACCAATTGGCAATTTGGTTCGGCCGCAAGCACCCTGAATGATGTCCGCTCGGATATCACCTATCTGCGCGGCATTGATTTAAAAACCTACACCACCAACCGAATCCCCAACGACCACCCGCCGGTCATCCATCAGCTGTTAACCGCATCGGATTCGATTGACCCTATGGACGGCAGCAACCCAGCTGTTTCGGGTACTTGGCTAGCAAGCGGTCAATCCATCGACCAATTCTTAGCGGATCGGCTAATGGCTAACCCCGCCACGCAGACGCGTTTTCGATCGATTGTCGCGGGTGCCGATTGCGGCGCATTTGCTTGGCAGCAAGTTTATCGCCAACCGCAAGAGCCCATATTCCCAGAAAATAACGCCGGTAATTTGCACGCGCGTATATTCGAGGGCGTCACCCCGGGCGGCGGCCAACCAGACCCTGCGTTGATCGCCGAACTGGCCCGGCGTAAAAGTGTTGTCGATTCTGTGCAGGATGAGCTGAATGCTGTTTTGTCGCGAGTCGGTAGCGCCGATAAACAGAAAATTGAATCCCATATCAATGCTATTCGCGAAATCGAACAGCGCCTCGATTTTGATCAGCAATCTTCGGCGGGGGCAGCCTGCGAGGTGCCCAACCTACGTGGCACACCCGGATCACAAGACGATCAACATCGACTTAAAGGCACGAACATGATGGACATCATCGCCAATGCCTTCGCCTGTGATCAAACCCGTGTTGCCACCTTGCAGTGGGCGAACGGTGCCTCGGGTATTCGTTTTAGCTCGCTAGGCATCGATGAAGGCCACCATGATCTCACACACGATAATTTCGGCCCCAACGCGGGTAAACGCGCACAAATTGCTGGTTGGTATGCCGAGCGCTTCAAATACTTTATCGAAAAACTCAAGTCGATTCCGGAGGGTAGCGGTAGCGTACTCGACAATACCGTCATTTTATGGACATCGGAGCACAACGGTGCCCAACAGCACGGGCGAACTAACATTCCATTTTTCTTGGCGGGCGGGCTCGGGGGGGCATTTAACACTGGCCAGTTTTTGGATTTCTCCGGTAATTCACTGGCACACAATGATGTGTATGTATCCTTGGCACAAGGGGTCGGTCTTTCGGACGTAACCAGCTTTGGAAAAGCCAGCTTAGTACGCGGACCAGTGCCGGGGCTACTGGCTTAA
- a CDS encoding VPEID-CTERM sorting domain-containing protein, with protein sequence MSKFALLTKIKFATLGAAASMLMSTQAFAVDCDASDFQVLAPLSADYLSANDCQSGSNKKKDIDAAVTNWLFNDWSLAGTFEYDTGTETGSLSATTGTSGNYFWEFDSAALSNFEDAMFVVKQGSDKQSENWSAYYFAGLGNNSGRFQPDEDFVGDEYSYVRMYTRGEAHSVPEIDAASGGIAMALLIGLLTVVRERKRSRSLT encoded by the coding sequence ATGTCTAAATTTGCTTTACTTACGAAAATCAAATTCGCCACGCTAGGCGCTGCAGCTAGCATGCTAATGTCCACTCAAGCGTTCGCAGTTGACTGTGATGCCAGCGACTTCCAGGTCCTAGCGCCACTATCCGCCGACTACCTCAGTGCTAACGATTGCCAATCCGGCAGTAACAAGAAAAAAGATATAGACGCTGCCGTGACAAACTGGCTGTTCAATGACTGGTCACTTGCCGGTACTTTTGAATACGACACTGGCACCGAAACTGGAAGCCTTTCCGCCACCACGGGCACCAGCGGCAACTACTTTTGGGAGTTTGATAGTGCTGCGTTGAGCAACTTTGAAGATGCGATGTTTGTCGTAAAACAAGGTAGCGACAAACAGAGCGAAAACTGGTCAGCGTACTACTTTGCTGGCCTCGGCAACAATAGCGGCCGTTTCCAGCCAGACGAAGACTTCGTTGGCGACGAGTATTCATACGTTCGCATGTATACCCGCGGCGAAGCTCACTCGGTACCCGAAATCGATGCTGCCTCTGGCGGTATCGCTATGGCGCTCCTTATTGGCTTGCTTACGGTTGTGAGAGAGCGTAAGCGTTCACGCTCACTAACCTAA
- a CDS encoding ISL3 family transposase yields the protein MSLNISSKILSLPGQRVKQVQHDLALQRLTIHCKRDRRYRAIDPSSNEAANINRYLRRTIRDVPLCGFECYLEVELAQVVTTCGRRLMEACEFVDTGNRYTQRFCQLVSGLCRHMSISTVSRHLKLRWETVKNMDKFHLEKTLPALNPEKLIDLKYLGVDEVARAKGHDYMTVIYDMESGHLIGVETGRKAEVLTAFLKRLPAQTAENIEAVAMDMGPAYQKSVRECLPNADIVFDRFHVMQNYSKAMSNQRRIEFRKADRAGKEQLKGTHYLLLKNADKLNDKQANKLQTLLENNSNINTLYILKEQLQALWNAGNYDAMMNALEQWCDIAEQTNMLYLKKFAKSLRKHSVGICNYGKHGLTSARIEAGNVSIGMIRKRARGIKDTEYFKLKIRQSSMPDEQSMFYGSH from the coding sequence ATGAGCCTTAACATCTCCAGCAAAATTTTGAGCCTTCCTGGTCAGCGTGTCAAACAAGTTCAGCATGACTTGGCCCTGCAAAGATTGACTATACACTGCAAGCGAGACCGTCGTTATAGAGCGATTGACCCGTCAAGTAATGAGGCGGCCAACATCAACCGATACTTGCGCAGAACGATCCGTGATGTCCCTTTGTGTGGCTTCGAGTGCTATTTGGAAGTTGAGCTCGCTCAAGTTGTGACGACTTGCGGTAGGCGTCTAATGGAGGCTTGCGAATTTGTCGATACAGGCAATCGCTATACTCAAAGATTTTGCCAGTTGGTGAGCGGATTGTGTCGCCATATGAGTATCAGCACGGTCAGTCGGCACCTAAAGCTACGATGGGAAACGGTGAAAAATATGGATAAATTTCACCTAGAGAAAACGTTGCCTGCACTTAATCCTGAAAAATTAATTGACTTAAAATATCTTGGGGTCGATGAAGTCGCTAGAGCCAAAGGCCATGATTATATGACGGTGATTTATGACATGGAATCCGGTCATTTAATTGGCGTTGAGACAGGCCGTAAAGCCGAGGTGTTGACAGCGTTTCTAAAGCGCTTACCAGCACAAACCGCTGAAAACATAGAGGCGGTAGCCATGGATATGGGGCCAGCCTATCAAAAATCGGTACGCGAATGCTTGCCTAATGCTGACATTGTTTTCGATCGGTTTCATGTGATGCAAAACTACAGTAAAGCCATGAGCAATCAGCGTAGGATCGAGTTCAGAAAGGCGGATCGCGCAGGCAAAGAGCAGCTTAAAGGTACCCACTACCTGTTGTTAAAAAATGCCGACAAGTTAAATGATAAACAAGCCAATAAACTCCAGACATTGCTCGAAAATAATTCCAATATCAATACACTTTATATACTCAAAGAGCAGCTCCAAGCTTTGTGGAATGCAGGGAATTATGACGCCATGATGAATGCATTGGAGCAGTGGTGCGACATCGCGGAACAGACGAATATGCTCTATCTCAAGAAATTTGCAAAGTCACTAAGGAAGCATAGCGTAGGCATTTGTAACTACGGAAAACACGGGCTGACTAGCGCCAGAATTGAAGCCGGCAATGTCAGCATTGGCATGATTCGCAAGCGAGCAAGAGGCATCAAGGATACCGAGTACTTCAAGCTAAAAATAAGGCAATCATCGATGCCTGACGAGCAATCCATGTTCTATGGAAGCCACTAG
- a CDS encoding type 1 glutamine amidotransferase domain-containing protein, whose amino-acid sequence MFKKVAVWFGVFIVCCVVAVISTATWLSTLMMGDALRESIRNTQASDLAYVNNEVKGARGRILAVLTSTGSSAIPGKNLGYELTELSRAYYVFQTNGFEVDVASTLGGEPEVVIDGDDIGVYDYAFLNDAAAQAKVANTTPIANVNAEDYAAIYFVGGKGALFDFPDNKTIQSVVRHMFQKGKVVGAICHGPAALLNVELSNGDFLLAGKQVTGFTNAEELFLMPSAKEVFPFLLESELKRRNARFFAGPLYLDNIVTDGKLITGQNPWSVWRTADAMISALGYTPVSRAITSQERAINVLMAYQDGGNPVAQQVIDVSSKSCVNCLDGNLIVMHALVAALQGKIGKTIDLIALARRAKKHAQG is encoded by the coding sequence ATGTTTAAAAAAGTAGCCGTATGGTTTGGCGTGTTTATAGTGTGTTGTGTGGTGGCAGTTATCAGCACAGCTACATGGCTAAGCACTTTAATGATGGGTGATGCCTTGCGCGAATCTATCCGTAACACACAAGCGTCAGACTTGGCTTATGTCAATAATGAGGTTAAAGGGGCGCGCGGGCGCATTCTTGCGGTGCTCACCAGTACGGGTTCTTCTGCGATACCTGGCAAAAACTTAGGTTACGAGTTAACCGAACTGTCGCGGGCCTATTATGTGTTTCAAACCAATGGTTTTGAGGTGGACGTCGCTAGCACGCTCGGTGGAGAGCCTGAAGTTGTTATCGACGGAGATGATATTGGCGTATACGATTATGCCTTCCTTAATGATGCAGCTGCGCAAGCAAAAGTTGCAAATACAACCCCTATCGCGAATGTTAATGCAGAGGATTATGCTGCAATTTACTTTGTGGGCGGTAAAGGGGCATTATTTGATTTTCCCGATAATAAAACGATTCAATCGGTTGTGCGTCATATGTTTCAGAAAGGCAAAGTGGTGGGTGCTATTTGTCACGGCCCTGCGGCCCTGCTTAATGTGGAGCTCAGTAATGGGGATTTTTTATTAGCCGGTAAGCAAGTTACAGGATTTACCAATGCGGAAGAGCTCTTTCTAATGCCGTCTGCAAAAGAAGTATTCCCTTTTTTACTCGAGAGCGAATTAAAGCGTCGCAATGCTCGCTTTTTTGCAGGCCCACTATACTTAGATAACATAGTTACCGACGGTAAACTGATAACCGGTCAAAACCCTTGGTCGGTGTGGCGCACGGCAGATGCTATGATTAGCGCGCTGGGGTATACGCCAGTGTCTAGGGCAATAACATCACAAGAGCGTGCCATAAATGTCCTTATGGCCTATCAAGACGGTGGCAATCCGGTTGCACAGCAGGTGATAGATGTTAGCTCCAAAAGCTGCGTAAATTGCCTAGATGGAAATCTAATTGTCATGCACGCACTGGTGGCTGCGTTACAGGGAAAAATAGGTAAAACGATAGATTTAATCGCCTTAGCCCGCAGAGCAAAAAAGCATGCACAAGGCTGA
- the tnpA gene encoding IS200/IS605 family transposase: MRDPKSLAHTRWDCKYHVVFIPKKRRKLLFGSLRHHLGDIFHELARQKGVVIEEGHVMPDRVHTCLSIPPKMSVSSAVGFIKGKSAISIARRFKGKQRNFNGEAFWARGYYVSTVGLDEMMVREYIRNQEKNDIHRDQLNLEV, from the coding sequence ATGCGAGATCCGAAGAGTTTGGCCCATACGAGATGGGATTGTAAGTACCATGTGGTGTTTATTCCGAAGAAGAGACGCAAGCTGTTATTTGGATCGTTACGACACCACTTGGGAGATATTTTTCATGAATTGGCGCGCCAGAAGGGTGTGGTTATCGAGGAGGGTCATGTGATGCCTGACCGTGTCCACACGTGCTTGAGTATTCCGCCGAAAATGTCAGTATCAAGTGCCGTTGGTTTTATAAAAGGAAAAAGCGCAATTTCAATAGCGAGGCGCTTTAAGGGTAAGCAGCGTAACTTTAATGGAGAGGCATTTTGGGCTAGAGGCTATTATGTGTCGACGGTAGGTCTTGATGAAATGATGGTGCGGGAATACATAAGAAACCAAGAGAAAAATGATATCCATCGGGATCAGTTGAATCTCGAGGTATAG
- a CDS encoding sensor histidine kinase, producing MKFKQGIQQRISWFFGGFVLVLALSYSAASIVVAYIIEDEVLNRLVSLEIERMQRHYQKTGSIAPPSAAYFTVYDSINSAPSEIARVAKANAAGEVFSASGRHYHIRNLRIGPSLPSYANAILVADVTELLAVRNLPINIVVFLAGLIVLAITIALVGALVIAQRISSPIVALAEKVDGYEYTGLLKNGKSTGAKAKEDLVVPLDNEVDYLTLTIESTFKKLQAVIERESQFNRDVSHELRTPLTEIINTLALTEQQRLNAKAVSQLACSAYKMKNIVDVLLALARAESTKTDTFPLLPLIEECVLNQYAKIKENNFKIECDLSALTVVGN from the coding sequence GTGAAGTTTAAACAGGGTATTCAGCAGCGTATATCGTGGTTTTTTGGTGGCTTTGTCTTGGTGCTTGCCCTTAGTTACTCGGCCGCAAGCATTGTTGTCGCCTATATTATTGAGGATGAAGTACTGAATAGGCTTGTTAGTTTAGAAATAGAGCGAATGCAACGTCATTACCAAAAAACGGGCAGCATAGCGCCCCCAAGTGCCGCGTATTTTACCGTTTATGATTCGATTAACTCGGCACCTAGTGAAATTGCTCGTGTGGCAAAGGCCAATGCGGCAGGTGAAGTTTTTAGTGCATCGGGTAGGCATTACCATATTCGCAATTTACGTATCGGGCCTAGCTTACCAAGTTATGCCAATGCTATTTTGGTGGCTGATGTTACTGAATTACTTGCCGTAAGAAATTTACCCATAAATATTGTTGTTTTCCTTGCTGGCTTGATTGTATTGGCAATAACGATTGCGCTAGTAGGCGCTTTGGTTATTGCACAGCGTATATCAAGCCCAATAGTGGCGCTGGCTGAAAAAGTAGATGGTTATGAATATACCGGCTTGCTCAAAAATGGAAAATCGACAGGGGCGAAAGCAAAAGAGGACTTGGTTGTGCCGTTGGATAATGAGGTAGATTATTTAACGTTAACAATCGAAAGCACGTTTAAGAAATTGCAGGCTGTTATCGAAAGGGAAAGCCAGTTTAACCGCGATGTGAGTCACGAATTACGCACGCCCTTAACCGAAATTATCAATACGTTAGCGCTTACAGAGCAGCAAAGGTTAAATGCCAAAGCGGTGAGCCAGCTTGCATGTTCTGCCTATAAAATGAAAAATATTGTTGATGTTTTGTTGGCGTTAGCAAGAGCTGAAAGCACTAAAACGGACACTTTTCCTTTACTGCCGCTGATTGAAGAATGTGTGTTAAACCAATATGCCAAGATTAAAGAGAACAATTTTAAAATAGAGTGTGATCTTTCAGCTTTAACCGTTGTAGGTAATTAA
- a CDS encoding response regulator transcription factor codes for MSNKELTVLLIEDNLIIARQLCDFLMGVGWLVEHCVKGVQGVELALEQVYDVIILDLNLPDMDGLQVCERIKQQSLTHIPMLMLTARDAFEDKAEGFGLGADDYVTKPFELRELVLRCSALARRNLLHQNKSIKIGELEVDRVQRIAKRSGQALKLTKVSFDVLAVLAQAYPQPVTRSRLIHEVWGDNPPDSDALRTHIFSLRSVLDKPFASPMLTTLINVGYKLESPSEV; via the coding sequence ATGTCGAATAAAGAATTAACAGTATTGCTCATTGAAGATAACCTCATTATTGCTCGTCAGTTGTGTGATTTTTTGATGGGGGTGGGGTGGCTCGTGGAGCATTGTGTGAAGGGTGTACAAGGTGTCGAATTAGCGTTGGAGCAGGTATACGACGTGATTATTTTAGATTTAAACCTCCCCGACATGGATGGCTTACAAGTCTGTGAGCGCATAAAACAGCAGTCTCTTACACATATCCCTATGCTTATGCTTACTGCACGCGATGCGTTTGAGGATAAAGCCGAAGGTTTTGGCTTAGGGGCAGACGATTATGTAACGAAACCTTTTGAGCTGCGCGAGCTAGTATTGCGTTGTTCGGCGCTAGCGCGACGAAACTTACTACACCAAAATAAAAGCATAAAAATAGGGGAGTTAGAGGTTGATAGGGTGCAGCGCATTGCCAAGCGTAGCGGCCAAGCACTCAAACTTACAAAGGTCAGTTTTGATGTTCTTGCGGTATTAGCGCAAGCTTATCCGCAGCCGGTTACGCGTTCGCGCTTAATTCATGAAGTGTGGGGTGATAATCCCCCAGATAGTGATGCTTTGCGCACCCATATATTTAGCTTGCGCAGTGTGCTCGATAAACCTTTTGCTTCGCCAATGCTAACAACGCTTATTAATGTGGGCTATAAATTAGAGTCTCCCAGTGAAGTTTAA
- a CDS encoding tRNA pseudouridine synthase A, whose translation MHHFRVTIAYKGTRYFGWQAQSATTRNEVKPTIEGTLRNALSDITHHQSCTVSCASRTDGGVHAQGQVAKITLPIAISAQHLLQGLNSLLPTDIRILNCEESTQAYQPNRHNSGKEYHYYFSVSAIDNTAVSEIAFHYLNVNPTFDPALMREACKLFVGSHDFRCFSSHDKKRLSTVRDIFYCDILPANFAPLATNVYYLKIVGDGFLKHMVRYVMGALLALDKKRISLSDLSLALEGEGTLKLSAKAKAKGLHLMGVLD comes from the coding sequence ATGCACCACTTTCGAGTGACTATTGCCTACAAAGGTACGCGTTATTTCGGCTGGCAAGCGCAAAGCGCCACTACTCGCAATGAAGTAAAGCCCACCATTGAGGGCACCTTGCGCAACGCATTAAGTGATATAACCCATCACCAATCGTGTACCGTATCGTGCGCTAGCCGAACCGATGGCGGGGTTCATGCGCAAGGTCAAGTTGCCAAAATCACTCTGCCCATTGCGATTAGTGCCCAGCATTTATTGCAGGGTTTAAATTCACTACTACCTACCGATATCCGTATTCTTAATTGCGAAGAGTCAACGCAGGCGTATCAGCCTAATCGCCATAACTCGGGTAAAGAGTACCATTATTATTTTTCGGTTTCTGCAATTGATAATACGGCCGTATCCGAAATTGCTTTTCATTACTTGAATGTAAATCCCACCTTCGATCCAGCGCTTATGCGCGAAGCATGTAAGCTTTTTGTTGGCTCGCACGATTTTAGATGTTTTAGCAGTCACGATAAAAAGCGGCTATCAACAGTAAGGGATATTTTTTACTGCGATATTTTGCCGGCAAATTTCGCCCCCTTGGCAACAAATGTTTATTACCTCAAAATAGTGGGTGATGGTTTTTTAAAGCATATGGTGCGCTATGTGATGGGAGCCTTATTGGCATTGGATAAGAAGCGTATATCGCTATCTGACTTATCGTTAGCTTTAGAAGGAGAAGGGACGCTTAAGCTGAGTGCTAAAGCGAAGGCTAAAGGGCTTCATTTGATGGGGGTGTTGGATTGA
- the rlmF gene encoding 23S rRNA (adenine(1618)-N(6))-methyltransferase RlmF, with protein MTTPPKTSRKKAHSGSKGLHPRNIHRDGYNFEQLAIACPDLKPYIVQNIYGNSAINFADPAAVKNLNKALLKKDYNIDAWDIPDGFLCPPVPGRVDYLHYIADLLKVGDTNAAAAKIKLLDIGTGANGIYALLACKAYGWHCTASDINPTALNNVETIVEKNKSIKGNLTLRLQSDKSHIFTGIIHDNEYFDVSVCNPPFHASLDEALKGNRKKRHNLEAKRLSASPQSASLATLPALNFGGQNAELWCKGGEHKFLRTMIKESHIYSKQCRWFTTLVSKSDNLKPAKKLLQKLHAANIKEIEMKQGQKITRILAWSFEPIPN; from the coding sequence GTGACTACACCACCAAAAACATCACGCAAAAAAGCACATAGCGGTAGCAAAGGCTTACACCCACGCAACATTCACCGCGACGGCTATAACTTTGAGCAACTTGCCATCGCTTGCCCCGATCTTAAGCCGTATATTGTGCAAAACATATACGGCAATAGCGCTATTAATTTTGCCGACCCTGCGGCGGTAAAAAACCTGAATAAGGCTCTACTAAAAAAAGACTACAACATAGATGCTTGGGATATTCCAGACGGTTTTTTATGCCCACCGGTACCAGGGCGCGTCGATTACCTGCATTACATAGCCGACTTACTCAAGGTGGGCGATACAAACGCAGCAGCCGCAAAAATTAAGCTATTGGATATTGGCACTGGCGCCAATGGCATTTATGCGTTGCTTGCCTGCAAAGCTTACGGCTGGCATTGCACCGCAAGCGATATCAACCCAACCGCCTTAAACAATGTGGAAACCATAGTCGAAAAAAATAAATCGATAAAAGGCAATTTAACCTTACGCTTACAAAGTGATAAATCGCATATTTTTACCGGCATTATTCACGATAATGAGTACTTTGACGTGAGCGTGTGCAACCCGCCCTTTCACGCCTCGCTTGATGAAGCGCTAAAAGGTAACCGAAAAAAGCGGCACAACTTAGAAGCTAAACGCTTAAGCGCCTCCCCTCAAAGTGCCTCGTTAGCCACATTACCGGCACTAAATTTTGGCGGCCAGAATGCAGAACTATGGTGCAAAGGCGGCGAGCATAAATTTTTGCGCACAATGATTAAAGAAAGCCATATTTATTCAAAGCAATGCCGCTGGTTTACAACACTAGTTTCTAAAAGCGATAACCTTAAGCCCGCCAAAAAGCTATTACAAAAACTACACGCCGCAAACATTAAAGAAATAGAAATGAAACAAGGCCAAAAGATAACGCGCATTCTGGCGTGGTCTTTCGAGCCAATACCAAACTAA